One Acidicapsa ligni genomic region harbors:
- the murQ gene encoding N-acetylmuramic acid 6-phosphate etherase, whose product MLTSLTTQETAGTTDKPKKEPAAQLHQLTTESQNEASQGLDTKSALEIARIINHEDSKVAGAVKKALPEIAQVIDQVARSLRDGGRLIYIGAGSSGRIAALDSSECPPNYSIAPGQVQYIMAGGPKALASAVEVNEDSEELGQRDIARRRPTRKDVVIGLSASGRTPYVVAAVAYARARGARTAAVTCNFDTPLAAAADIAIVAEVGPEVISGSTRMKAGSAQKMILNMITTGTMTRLGYVYENLMVNVHMQNSKLVERGIGILMRACGIDRETAVNTIKSAGRSVPVALVMLKAKVDKPEAVRRLAKSDGNVRLAIEDTVLEL is encoded by the coding sequence ATGCTCACCAGCTTGACGACGCAAGAGACGGCCGGTACGACTGATAAGCCGAAGAAAGAGCCTGCAGCCCAGCTTCATCAGCTCACTACGGAGAGCCAGAATGAAGCCTCACAGGGCTTGGATACAAAGTCCGCACTTGAAATTGCGCGGATCATCAACCATGAAGACTCGAAAGTTGCCGGCGCTGTCAAAAAAGCCCTGCCGGAAATCGCCCAGGTAATCGATCAGGTAGCTCGCAGTCTCAGGGATGGAGGCCGACTTATTTACATCGGCGCCGGTTCCAGCGGTCGCATTGCTGCGCTCGATTCTTCTGAATGTCCGCCGAATTATTCCATTGCTCCGGGACAGGTACAGTACATCATGGCTGGCGGTCCCAAAGCATTGGCGTCCGCAGTTGAAGTCAATGAAGACTCGGAAGAGCTGGGCCAGCGAGACATTGCCCGGCGACGTCCCACGCGCAAAGATGTTGTGATCGGATTATCTGCTTCCGGACGCACTCCTTATGTGGTTGCAGCAGTTGCCTACGCTCGTGCACGTGGCGCACGGACGGCGGCTGTTACTTGCAATTTCGATACTCCGCTGGCCGCTGCGGCTGATATCGCGATAGTCGCTGAAGTTGGTCCTGAGGTTATTTCTGGTTCGACTCGCATGAAGGCGGGTTCTGCTCAGAAGATGATTCTCAACATGATTACGACAGGTACGATGACGCGTCTGGGTTATGTGTACGAAAACCTGATGGTCAACGTTCACATGCAAAACTCCAAGCTGGTTGAACGCGGCATTGGTATTCTCATGCGGGCTTGCGGAATTGACCGCGAGACAGCGGTGAACACCATCAAGAGCGCAGGCCGCAGCGTTCCTGTAGCGCTGGTAATGCTCAAGGCAAAGGTTGACAAGCCAGAGGCTGTTCGCCGCCTAGCCAAATCAGACGGCAATGTCCGTCTGGCAATCGAAGATACTGTTCTCGAACTATAA
- the murA gene encoding UDP-N-acetylglucosamine 1-carboxyvinyltransferase, whose protein sequence is MDKFVVRGGNPLVGTIRVSGAKNSALPCMAAAILTEDEVTLENIPQVQDIETERKLLASMGAEVELGYGRAQHRTTISCKTLSDPVAKYEIVKTMRASSLVLGPLVARCGMARVAMPGGCAIGGRPIDLHLKGLEKMGAVITQEHGYLEARAERLKGAHIVFDKITVTGTEDLLMAAVLAEGESIFENCAREPEVTDLAAMLVGMGAQIEGAGTATIRIHGVQKLHGVRHRINPDRIEAGTFLVAGAITRGDLIVANCNPAHLGAVIGKLQEAGARVDILSADTVRVRADGDLKATDISTQEYPGFPTDMQAQYMALATQCEGVSQVRENIFENRFMHVQELVRMGANIAVDGRSATVRGRTELSAAAVMCSDLRASASLVLAALVANGESILDRVYHMDRGYERIEEKLRGVGAQIRRMGDIFSARETAE, encoded by the coding sequence ATGGATAAATTCGTAGTACGAGGCGGCAATCCGCTCGTTGGCACAATTCGGGTCTCTGGTGCAAAGAACTCAGCGCTGCCTTGTATGGCCGCAGCTATTCTCACCGAAGACGAGGTTACTCTCGAGAATATTCCCCAGGTGCAGGACATCGAGACAGAGCGGAAACTTCTTGCCTCAATGGGCGCGGAAGTCGAACTCGGCTATGGGCGCGCCCAACATCGTACGACGATCAGTTGCAAAACTCTTTCCGACCCTGTTGCCAAGTATGAAATCGTCAAGACCATGCGCGCTAGTTCCCTGGTGCTTGGACCTCTGGTGGCTCGCTGCGGCATGGCTCGGGTTGCCATGCCCGGAGGTTGCGCGATCGGCGGTCGTCCTATCGATCTTCATTTGAAGGGCTTGGAAAAGATGGGGGCCGTCATTACCCAGGAGCACGGCTACCTCGAAGCACGCGCTGAACGGCTCAAGGGCGCGCACATCGTCTTTGACAAGATCACGGTCACGGGCACGGAAGATCTGCTAATGGCTGCTGTTTTGGCTGAAGGCGAGTCGATCTTTGAGAATTGCGCTCGCGAACCAGAAGTTACGGATCTCGCGGCAATGCTTGTAGGAATGGGTGCGCAGATCGAGGGTGCAGGAACGGCGACTATCCGCATCCATGGCGTACAAAAGCTGCATGGAGTACGCCATCGCATCAACCCAGACCGCATCGAGGCCGGAACATTCCTGGTTGCTGGTGCTATTACGCGTGGCGACCTCATCGTTGCCAATTGCAACCCAGCTCATCTAGGCGCGGTCATTGGCAAGTTGCAGGAAGCGGGAGCACGCGTGGATATTCTGAGTGCCGACACGGTCCGCGTTCGGGCTGATGGCGATCTCAAAGCTACGGATATCTCTACGCAGGAATATCCCGGCTTCCCCACCGACATGCAGGCTCAATATATGGCTCTGGCGACGCAGTGCGAAGGCGTATCCCAGGTTCGGGAAAACATCTTCGAAAACCGCTTCATGCATGTCCAGGAACTGGTCCGCATGGGCGCGAATATTGCCGTCGATGGCCGCTCCGCCACGGTTCGGGGCCGTACAGAGCTATCAGCAGCAGCCGTCATGTGTTCGGATCTGCGTGCATCGGCGTCATTGGTGCTGGCTGCATTGGTCGCCAATGGCGAGTCCATCCTGGACCGCGTGTACCACATGGACCGTGGATACGAACGCATTGAAGAAAAGCTTCGCGGAGTTGGAGCACAGATTCGACGGATGGGAGACATCTTTTCCGCTCGGGAAACCGCCGAATAG
- a CDS encoding GGDEF domain-containing protein, with translation MFWSKVPDILAVTCLACAFSSILRRDPSSSGHRLWLVGWILIVLHFVTGIGADLPDGIGAACNAIGLIALIAAGIFFMWATVPYDTGMSCRWMVAISFVAMSVYIVLESLPNPSPSAVDYTAVVIGTGPLAVGMLSGREDQHPLRWVTVGLQFCLGVSLIIFAHKHFSSPDLGTDAMLFAVYMGCCLYFWYTHRNGTAGSIITIGGFLAWSLVFVVAPTTEAFLHNIHLENEVWNLPKYVVAVGMLLLLLEKQIERTQHLALHDDLTHLANRRLFQDRLVTAIERSRRAGNSMALLSVDLDRFKLVNDTYGHHVGDLLLQHVSGILEARVRRSDTVARTGGDEFSIIMEEPSGRYEAEMVADTLIRILSEPFVLAGNRIHIGASIGIALFPDDAGSVDSLCIAADQSMYHEKETRRTAELDIRKLTMSENSTPEKHFMAS, from the coding sequence GTGTTTTGGTCTAAAGTTCCTGACATCTTAGCCGTCACCTGCCTCGCTTGCGCTTTTTCGTCAATCCTTCGCCGTGATCCCTCCTCTTCTGGACATCGCCTCTGGCTCGTAGGGTGGATCCTGATCGTCCTGCACTTTGTTACGGGCATCGGTGCGGATCTTCCAGATGGTATCGGCGCTGCCTGCAATGCAATTGGCTTAATCGCCTTGATCGCGGCAGGCATCTTCTTCATGTGGGCAACGGTTCCCTACGACACCGGCATGAGTTGCCGCTGGATGGTCGCGATTTCCTTTGTTGCGATGTCTGTATATATCGTCCTTGAATCGCTACCGAATCCGTCACCCTCCGCTGTAGACTACACGGCTGTTGTCATCGGCACAGGCCCTCTGGCGGTAGGGATGCTTTCCGGTCGCGAAGACCAACATCCTCTACGATGGGTTACCGTCGGGCTGCAATTTTGTCTTGGAGTATCGCTGATAATCTTTGCTCACAAGCACTTCAGCTCCCCGGACCTTGGCACAGACGCCATGCTGTTTGCCGTCTACATGGGGTGCTGCCTGTACTTTTGGTATACCCACCGCAATGGAACTGCCGGATCAATTATCACGATTGGCGGGTTTCTGGCGTGGTCCCTGGTCTTCGTAGTTGCTCCAACAACAGAGGCATTTTTACACAATATCCATCTGGAAAACGAAGTCTGGAACCTACCGAAATACGTTGTAGCCGTAGGTATGCTGCTTCTTCTTCTCGAGAAACAGATTGAACGCACGCAGCATCTTGCCCTGCATGATGATCTCACTCACCTCGCCAATCGTCGTCTCTTCCAGGATCGGTTAGTTACCGCTATTGAGCGTTCGCGACGGGCAGGAAATTCGATGGCATTGTTGAGCGTCGATTTAGATCGGTTCAAATTAGTAAACGACACCTATGGCCACCATGTTGGCGATCTGCTTCTCCAGCATGTGTCTGGGATTCTGGAAGCCAGGGTCAGGCGCTCCGACACTGTTGCACGCACCGGTGGGGATGAGTTTTCTATCATTATGGAAGAACCATCAGGCAGATATGAAGCCGAAATGGTTGCAGATACTCTTATCCGCATACTATCGGAGCCTTTTGTATTGGCCGGAAATCGTATTCACATTGGAGCCAGCATTGGTATCGCGCTCTTTCCCGATGATGCAGGAAGTGTTGACTCGCTCTGCATAGCCGCAGATCAGAGCATGTATCACGAAAAAGAAACGCGTCGCACCGCAGAGTTGGATATCCGGAAGCTAACGATGTCCGAGAATTCGACTCCTGAGAAACATTTTATGGCGAGTTAA
- the pnp gene encoding polyribonucleotide nucleotidyltransferase yields the protein MKHEVAVELTGGKRLVFETGRIAKQASGAAFVTLGESVVLATAVASPDPKEGIDFFPLTVDYREYTYAGGRIPGGFIKREGRPSEKEILTCRQIDRPIRPLFPEGFRNETQVIALVMSADKENDPDVVGINAAGAALALSDIPFGATVGAVRVGRVDGEFIVNPSYAERKASTMNIIVVGHKDGITMIESGAMEESEENILAAIEFAHVEIKKIAAAIDELVALAGKPKRAFTAPVEDTEYYNALFAKVGDRLKDALDTKTHSKTESYSLIKDIKAELVKELPADDPTAKKKLSTYYELVRERIFREQVTVDRIRPDRRAFDQIREISIETSVLPRTHGSALFTRGETQALVTATLGTTDDGQRLESYEGEQKKPFMLHYNFPPFSVGEVGRMTGTGRREVGHGALAERAISAVLPSPDESPYTVRIVSDILESNGSSSMASVCGASLALYDAGIALKGSVAGVAMGLVKEGDNYAILTDIAGAEDHYGDMDFKVAGTRKGITALQMDIKISGLTRQILQEAMEQARVGRLFLLDKMDAHLDGPKVERSKYAPQIRTVHIPTDKIRDLIGPGGKTIRGIIEQTGVKIDVDDTGRVNVASSDADGLEQALQIINNLTATPEIGKTYLGKVVRLAEFGAFVELFPGTDGLLHISEIAEHRVKEVKDELREGDQIMVKVLAIEGNRIKLSRKALIKEQKAKLGIADTPAPAEFAASEAVAPRQDAPKQEARHEFDERQPNSNQSTILIEGGDDSEEEDGEEFDEENEPNFNLADGVAPQTPGQPNSGGAGRPAGGPGGNSNRRRRRRGRPGPGGGGRGPSSGSSN from the coding sequence ATGAAGCATGAAGTAGCAGTCGAGCTTACTGGCGGAAAGCGCCTGGTTTTTGAAACCGGACGCATCGCCAAGCAAGCTTCTGGTGCAGCATTTGTGACGCTCGGCGAGAGTGTCGTACTGGCGACCGCCGTCGCCTCTCCCGATCCTAAAGAAGGCATTGATTTCTTCCCGCTCACAGTGGACTATCGCGAATACACCTATGCTGGTGGCCGCATTCCCGGTGGCTTTATCAAGCGTGAAGGACGGCCAAGTGAGAAGGAAATTCTTACCTGCCGCCAGATTGATCGTCCGATTCGTCCGCTATTCCCTGAGGGCTTCCGCAACGAAACCCAGGTGATCGCACTGGTAATGTCCGCGGACAAGGAAAATGATCCCGATGTTGTTGGCATCAACGCTGCCGGTGCAGCTTTGGCGCTCTCGGATATTCCTTTCGGAGCGACTGTCGGTGCCGTACGCGTCGGTCGTGTAGACGGGGAATTTATCGTCAATCCGAGCTACGCCGAACGTAAAGCCAGCACCATGAACATCATCGTCGTCGGTCATAAAGACGGCATCACGATGATCGAGAGCGGCGCAATGGAAGAGTCGGAAGAGAACATTCTTGCGGCTATCGAATTTGCTCACGTAGAAATCAAAAAGATTGCTGCAGCTATCGACGAACTCGTTGCACTGGCCGGCAAGCCTAAGCGTGCATTCACTGCTCCTGTGGAAGACACCGAATACTACAATGCTCTCTTCGCCAAGGTTGGCGATCGTTTGAAGGATGCGCTGGATACCAAGACGCACTCCAAGACCGAGAGCTACAGCCTGATCAAGGACATCAAGGCTGAGTTGGTGAAGGAACTTCCCGCTGACGATCCGACGGCCAAGAAGAAGTTGAGCACCTACTACGAACTGGTTCGCGAGCGTATCTTCCGTGAGCAGGTCACAGTGGATCGCATCCGTCCCGACCGTCGCGCTTTCGATCAGATTCGCGAGATCAGCATCGAAACCAGCGTTCTGCCACGCACACACGGATCGGCTCTCTTTACCCGTGGTGAAACCCAGGCACTCGTTACCGCAACGCTCGGCACGACCGACGACGGACAGCGTCTCGAAAGCTACGAAGGCGAGCAGAAGAAGCCATTCATGCTGCACTACAATTTCCCGCCGTTCTCGGTTGGCGAAGTTGGCCGCATGACAGGTACTGGCCGTCGCGAAGTAGGTCATGGAGCATTGGCTGAACGCGCAATCAGCGCAGTTTTGCCGAGCCCCGATGAGTCTCCCTACACTGTTCGCATCGTCTCTGACATTCTTGAGTCAAACGGATCTTCTTCGATGGCATCGGTGTGCGGCGCCAGCCTTGCACTGTATGACGCAGGCATCGCACTCAAGGGTTCCGTTGCCGGTGTGGCGATGGGCCTGGTGAAGGAAGGCGACAACTACGCCATCCTGACCGATATCGCGGGTGCTGAAGATCACTACGGCGATATGGACTTCAAGGTAGCCGGAACCCGCAAGGGCATCACGGCACTGCAGATGGACATCAAGATCAGCGGACTGACTCGCCAGATCCTGCAGGAAGCGATGGAGCAGGCGCGCGTTGGCCGGCTCTTCCTTCTGGACAAGATGGATGCACATCTGGATGGACCGAAGGTTGAGCGCTCGAAGTATGCGCCTCAGATTCGCACTGTACACATTCCCACCGACAAGATTCGTGACTTGATCGGACCGGGCGGCAAGACGATTCGCGGCATCATTGAACAGACCGGCGTCAAGATCGATGTGGATGATACGGGTCGCGTCAATGTTGCCTCGAGCGATGCCGATGGGTTGGAGCAGGCGCTGCAGATCATCAACAATCTGACCGCAACCCCTGAGATTGGCAAAACCTATCTCGGTAAGGTAGTCCGACTGGCAGAGTTCGGCGCGTTTGTCGAGCTGTTCCCAGGTACGGATGGACTGCTGCACATCTCCGAGATTGCGGAGCATCGCGTCAAGGAAGTGAAGGATGAGCTTCGCGAAGGCGATCAGATCATGGTGAAGGTGCTGGCAATCGAAGGCAACCGCATCAAGCTGAGCCGCAAAGCGCTCATCAAGGAACAGAAGGCCAAGCTCGGAATCGCCGATACACCAGCGCCAGCCGAATTTGCTGCTTCTGAAGCCGTAGCACCTCGCCAGGATGCTCCGAAACAAGAAGCCCGCCATGAATTTGACGAGCGTCAGCCCAACTCCAATCAGAGCACTATCCTGATTGAGGGCGGCGACGACTCGGAAGAAGAGGATGGCGAGGAGTTTGACGAAGAGAATGAACCAAACTTCAACCTCGCGGATGGAGTAGCGCCTCAGACTCCCGGTCAACCAAATTCCGGCGGAGCAGGTCGTCCTGCCGGTGGACCTGGTGGCAACAGCAATCGCCGCCGTCGTCGTCGTGGCCGTCCAGGCCCCGGAGGCGGAGGTCGCGGGCCGAGTTCCGGTTCAAGCAACTAA
- the rpsO gene encoding 30S ribosomal protein S15, which produces MLASVAKTDLIQRFRTHDSDTGSPEVQIAILSVRIGELTEHFKTHKKDHASRRGLLMLVSKRRRLLDYLKAHDTDRYRDVIGKLGIRK; this is translated from the coding sequence GTGTTGGCATCCGTAGCAAAAACCGACCTGATTCAACGCTTTCGCACCCACGATTCCGACACCGGTTCGCCGGAAGTTCAGATTGCAATTCTGAGTGTGCGCATCGGCGAGTTGACCGAGCATTTCAAAACCCACAAGAAGGATCACGCCTCCAGGCGCGGTCTTTTGATGCTCGTCAGCAAGCGCCGCCGCCTGCTGGATTACCTGAAGGCACATGACACGGACCGCTACCGCGATGTCATCGGCAAGCTGGGCATCCGCAAGTAA
- a CDS encoding VWA domain-containing protein produces the protein MGLFLRMARPRELALMAAVILGFGPLALAQQPATISLPPPEPALPLPSSTQGDEVTLRTTTNVVLVPTLVEKGHGEVIYGLKSKDFELEDNGVPQKLRVEEELDTAPVALVVAVEQGRDGGLEFDKIAKLGPLLDLFLGDGKGEAALVSFDSAPLLVRDFTHSEDDLSRDLRDLQPGDGGGAILDTIGYAVDLLQSQPKEYRRVLLLISEERDHGSKHLNPQKLVERIGLTDVLVLSLTYSPSRAELLHDLKDNGDNRVMNPIGSLLMAVQAMKKNVAKQIAVMSGGEYAPFTRDKGFQDEVAEVAQHSRNRYLLSFHPTDNTPGLHTLRVRLTQDYEAHVVARANYWAVDER, from the coding sequence ATGGGATTGTTTTTAAGAATGGCACGGCCCAGGGAACTGGCTTTGATGGCTGCGGTGATATTAGGTTTTGGTCCGTTGGCGTTGGCTCAGCAGCCCGCTACTATCTCATTGCCGCCACCTGAGCCAGCTCTGCCATTGCCCTCATCCACACAGGGTGACGAGGTTACGCTGCGTACCACGACCAATGTGGTGTTGGTGCCGACGCTGGTCGAAAAAGGTCACGGCGAGGTGATCTACGGGTTAAAGAGCAAAGATTTTGAACTGGAAGACAACGGCGTTCCGCAAAAGCTACGAGTTGAAGAAGAGCTGGATACTGCTCCTGTGGCGCTGGTGGTTGCTGTAGAGCAGGGGCGCGACGGTGGGCTGGAGTTCGACAAGATAGCAAAATTAGGCCCATTGCTTGATCTTTTTCTAGGGGACGGCAAAGGCGAGGCTGCCCTGGTGAGCTTTGATAGCGCTCCGTTGCTGGTGCGTGATTTTACACATTCAGAGGACGATCTGAGCCGCGATTTGAGGGATCTGCAGCCCGGCGATGGTGGCGGCGCGATTCTGGATACGATAGGGTACGCGGTGGATCTGCTGCAGTCTCAACCGAAGGAGTATCGACGAGTGCTGCTTTTGATCAGCGAAGAGCGCGATCACGGAAGCAAGCATTTGAATCCGCAAAAGCTGGTTGAGAGAATTGGGCTTACAGATGTGCTCGTGCTGAGCCTGACCTATTCGCCCTCACGAGCGGAGTTGCTGCATGACTTGAAAGACAACGGCGACAACCGGGTGATGAATCCAATTGGATCGTTGCTGATGGCGGTTCAGGCTATGAAGAAGAATGTTGCCAAGCAGATAGCGGTAATGAGTGGCGGTGAATACGCGCCATTCACACGGGATAAGGGATTTCAGGATGAAGTTGCGGAAGTGGCCCAACACTCTCGGAACCGGTATTTGCTAAGCTTTCATCCGACAGACAATACCCCGGGATTGCATACGCTGCGAGTGCGTCTGACGCAGGATTATGAGGCTCATGTTGTGGCACGGGCAAATTACTGGGCCGTGGATGAGCGCTAG
- a CDS encoding ABC transporter permease yields the protein MQKLLQNLHFSIRMLAKSPGLTITVLLTLALGIGANTAIFTVDYATLLAPLPYPQPDQLVMVWSKIQGFRNGISAGDFLDWKHRNSAFQDINAWTGGSFNIATHDQPEYIEGRRNTAGFYKMMGSKFAMGRDFLPEEGVAGKDHVVILTHKLWAHLGENKNILGTQIRLDGQPYTVVGVLAEGLTDRGTDQLTVPLVFKPEQINHDFHWLLAMGRLKPGITIKQGQSDMDAVTAHIAQAYPKSNKGWGAIVEPLKNDFLPSDRKLTLWLLLGAVAFILLIACVNVANLLLAKSLSRQKEMAVRSALGASPKAIFAQLITESLLLALAGGLLGIGVGYGMLRGLIAAMPDGTLPTEADLTLNFPILLFTLGATTLAGLLFGCAPAWFASRIDPSETLKEGGRSGSGKARHWLRRTLVIGEFALALALLAGAGLAIHSFLNLQRVDLGVKTDHVLTFFLPVPESRPNDPEQIVSYYKRILGSINSVPGVQHTSAMTGMPLFGAGFGMPFTIVGKPAYNDPSQRPLTGFGMVTTDYFQTFGIQTIRGRTLGDQDTTTSVKVAMVNEEFARKYFKDVDPLQQRISVEELIPGVTKLGPAVEWQIVGVYHNVRSRGFREDNPEVLISFWQIPWTTAGIAVRTANDPTSMTKSIEAAVHAVDPQISLATPRTMDEVRDSVLSNDRFTLLLFSCFAAVALLLAGLGIYGVMSFSVAQRSHEIALRMALGAGRNRVVVQVVKEGLLLAGIGLGIGLIGAYFIGRAMQTMLYGVGSLDYSAFSVVGAILLAASLIACYFPARRAASVEPMQVLRNE from the coding sequence ATGCAGAAACTCCTTCAGAACCTGCACTTCAGCATACGCATGTTGGCCAAGAGCCCGGGTCTGACCATCACCGTTTTGCTCACTCTGGCACTCGGGATAGGAGCCAACACCGCCATCTTTACTGTTGATTACGCAACATTACTGGCACCATTGCCTTATCCACAACCAGATCAGCTGGTCATGGTCTGGTCCAAGATCCAGGGCTTCCGCAACGGTATCTCGGCTGGGGATTTCCTCGATTGGAAGCATCGAAACAGCGCCTTCCAGGACATCAACGCCTGGACCGGTGGCTCCTTCAACATAGCTACACACGATCAGCCTGAATACATCGAAGGTCGCCGCAATACTGCCGGCTTTTACAAGATGATGGGCAGCAAATTCGCCATGGGACGCGACTTTCTGCCAGAGGAAGGCGTTGCAGGCAAGGACCATGTAGTCATCCTCACCCATAAGCTATGGGCGCATCTCGGCGAAAATAAGAACATCCTTGGCACCCAGATTCGCCTCGACGGCCAGCCTTATACGGTCGTTGGGGTTCTAGCCGAAGGGCTAACCGATCGCGGCACCGACCAATTAACCGTTCCGCTGGTCTTCAAACCGGAACAGATTAACCACGACTTCCATTGGCTACTCGCCATGGGACGCCTTAAGCCCGGTATCACCATCAAACAGGGCCAGTCCGATATGGACGCCGTAACAGCACATATAGCGCAGGCTTACCCCAAAAGCAACAAAGGCTGGGGCGCAATCGTCGAACCCCTCAAGAACGATTTTCTTCCCAGCGATCGCAAGCTCACGCTCTGGCTGCTGCTTGGCGCTGTAGCCTTCATTCTGCTCATCGCCTGTGTCAATGTAGCTAATCTTTTACTCGCAAAAAGCCTGTCGCGTCAAAAGGAAATGGCCGTGCGCAGCGCCCTCGGTGCGTCTCCGAAAGCCATCTTTGCCCAACTCATCACGGAAAGCCTCCTGCTGGCGCTTGCAGGAGGATTACTAGGCATCGGCGTAGGCTACGGCATGTTGCGCGGACTTATCGCCGCCATGCCGGATGGGACGCTGCCAACAGAGGCCGATCTCACCCTCAACTTTCCGATTCTGTTGTTTACACTCGGTGCAACCACGCTCGCGGGGCTGCTCTTCGGCTGCGCGCCTGCCTGGTTCGCTTCGCGCATCGACCCCAGCGAAACACTCAAAGAAGGCGGCCGTTCCGGGTCAGGCAAGGCTCGTCATTGGCTTCGTCGAACTCTTGTCATCGGTGAATTTGCCCTCGCGCTTGCGCTTCTTGCAGGAGCGGGATTGGCCATTCACAGCTTCCTCAATTTGCAGCGCGTCGATCTTGGGGTAAAGACAGACCATGTCCTCACCTTCTTTCTGCCCGTACCCGAATCTCGCCCCAATGATCCGGAACAGATCGTCTCTTACTACAAACGAATCCTCGGTAGTATCAACTCGGTTCCCGGTGTCCAACATACCTCGGCGATGACAGGTATGCCGCTTTTCGGAGCGGGCTTTGGCATGCCCTTCACCATCGTTGGCAAGCCTGCCTACAACGACCCTTCGCAGCGGCCACTTACCGGATTTGGCATGGTTACGACGGACTACTTCCAGACCTTCGGCATCCAAACCATCCGCGGGCGTACTCTCGGCGATCAGGACACAACCACCAGCGTAAAAGTAGCCATGGTTAACGAGGAGTTTGCCAGGAAGTACTTCAAAGACGTTGACCCGCTGCAACAGCGCATCTCCGTTGAAGAACTGATCCCCGGTGTCACCAAGCTGGGCCCTGCGGTCGAATGGCAAATCGTTGGGGTTTATCACAACGTACGCAGCCGGGGCTTTCGTGAAGACAATCCCGAAGTGCTGATCTCCTTCTGGCAGATTCCCTGGACCACGGCAGGCATCGCCGTGCGCACCGCGAACGATCCAACATCCATGACCAAAAGCATCGAAGCCGCCGTGCATGCTGTTGATCCACAAATCTCTTTGGCCACGCCACGCACCATGGATGAAGTTCGGGACAGCGTTCTCTCCAACGACCGCTTCACGCTTCTCCTGTTCAGTTGTTTTGCAGCCGTTGCGCTTTTACTAGCTGGACTTGGGATCTATGGGGTAATGTCGTTCTCTGTTGCTCAGCGATCACACGAAATAGCCCTGCGTATGGCGCTCGGAGCCGGCAGAAACCGCGTCGTCGTTCAAGTAGTGAAAGAAGGATTGCTCCTCGCAGGAATCGGCCTCGGCATCGGACTCATTGGCGCCTACTTTATCGGGCGCGCCATGCAGACTATGCTTTACGGAGTGGGGTCTCTCGACTACTCCGCCTTCAGCGTAGTCGGGGCCATTTTGCTAGCTGCATCCCTGATAGCCTGCTACTTCCCCGCTCGCCGCGCAGCATCTGTCGAACCGATGCAGGTGCTCAGAAACGAATAG